The Halichoerus grypus chromosome 3, mHalGry1.hap1.1, whole genome shotgun sequence genome segment ATGCACAACAGCATGCCTAGTGAGACTTTGTTTCATTGCAAATGTTTTGCCACAGCCAGGATGTTCACAGGTAAATGGGCGCATTTCCTCGTGAAAAGAGAGAATGTGGCTCTGGAGATTAAAAACTTACCTCCTTTAACATTGAGATTTatgtaatcaaagacctgataaagagaaaacataagttttgtttttctgggcagacaaaaacaaacaaataaacaaccctttgtttatattttcttatcaaGTGCAAACCAACATCCAAGAAAACTTttttgaacagagagaaaagcagaatttcaatCTCATACCAGTGTACCTTTAAAATCCTTTCCTTTTGACTTTAACCCTgaccacatacaaaaaaaaattcctttccaggggtgcctgggtggctcagtcagttaagcgtctgccttcagctcaggtcatgatcccagcgtcctgggatacagccccacattgggctccctgctcagtggggagtcggcttctcccactccccctccccccactcatgcctgctctttctgtccctctctgaaataaataatctttttgaaaaaattcctttccaaagatttcccTATATAAATCTTTTACAACTTTTCATTCAGAGTTGCTTCCCTTATTTCCATCAGTCTTAACtacatttagcagaattttgCACTCTTGGAAACCTTAGTCTCCAGTGAAAACTAAACAGTAACCAATTGTGAACTGTTATGACAGAATTTTTTCAATAACAATTTCATAAATacatttcacaattttaaaaacaggtttttttcATAGTACAATCTTTTAATAAAGCACAAAGCATATTTACCAATAGACCCAAGTATCCTCAGCAATAAGAAGCCAAAAGCACAAACCTAAGTTCAATAATCAAACTtagtattttatctcatttggaAAAGGCCTAGATGTCCAATGAATTCAATCCCATTTATTATCCaagtaaaactttaaatttttagtttaccaaagactttgaaagctatcttaacaattacccatgaaaactttgagacaaaaaattaaccatcattttaagtcctctttttttattttctttttatttttattttttaaagattttatttatttatttgacagagagacacgagagagggaacacaagcagtgggagtgggagagggagaagcaggcttcccgcagagcagggagcccgatgcagggctcggtcccagggccctgggatcatgacctgagccgaaggcagccgcttaacgactgagccacccaggcgccccttaagtccTCTTTTTGCTGACAAATTGCAACAGAGCTAACATGAACTTATTTGACTTTCAGCAAACCCTGGCAGAATAAAAGTTTCACACTTAAtgctgataactctaaagacatgtgtatcttaattaaaccaacaaatttaaattagtttaaataaCCGAATTATGTTCCACCTGCGTCCACTTAAAAGTCAAACAATTTGTTCCCCATTTTCAATTTTTACCTGGGGTGCCAGTGGGGAAATCTGAAGTGGGCGGTGTATGCAGGCTGCCCCCGAGATGGTGcagagacaggaggaggaggaggggaaggcagaagaggTGAAGTGctccagaaggcagagaaaaagggTTCCCGGTTCTAAAACTTGTCAGCTCGGACAGATGAGCAGACGCCATGGTTTTTTTTCCACCAAAGTGGAAATAGGCAGTCCATGTCAGGCCAGGAAAGACAGGGAACTTACCAGAAACAAAAGGAGTTTgggcagctgcttgggaatattccATAAAGTCCCCATGCCGAGGTAGACTAATCAGAGACTCTTGGCTCCAGTTATAGCCATTAACCCAGGAAATGaatgagggagaagcccccacatACTGCTAGAGTAACCTGGATCTATTAGGaggaacagtgagagagagagtgagagcctgCATACACCGCCCACTTCAGATTTCCCCACTGGCACCCCAGGTAAAAATTGAAAATGGGGAACAAATTGATTGACTTTTAAGTGGACACAGGTGGAACATAATTCggtatttaaactaatttaaatttgttggtttaattaagatacacatgtctttagagttatcagcaTTAAGTGTGAAACTTTTATTCTACCAATTTTGTAACTTAAGTAGTCAATAGGGGACATTGACAGAAAACGGCAAAGATAGAAATCCATCATGGTCTAAGCAACACTCCAACACATGTGGTCTTTGCAGCCAACTTCTCTAGGAAACAGTCCCTGGTTGGGTTTTAATTCCTTCCGGTACTGGTTTCGGCGGGTTCCCAGTGGAGGTCCCACGGCCAGAAGCAGCTAGACCAGGGATGTTGGGAGGATCACATTAGACCAATGAGGAGGAAACTTCACACAGGAGTCTTAAGATTGGCAGCCGTCCTGGTGACATAGGTGGCTGTCCTATGCCCAAGACAGACAATTTTGTATAAGGACAGAAATGAAGGGAGGAcaagtttctgggtcttattaCCATTCCGGCCAGGGTACTAACATCCAGCCAAAAGGCAGACTTTCTCCTCCCCATAGAGTAGCCACGGGCTAGAGGATTTCAGCCTGAGCAATTGACATGAAAGTGTTCTAATAAGACCACACTCCTTGAAAACCccctgaaatgaaaataaagggagagGAGACGAAGTACGCACTAAGTTTTCACCAAGGCTCAGAGTCCAGACGAGAAGACTcgaagccccacgttgggagcCAATATACTGTGGTTTGAAGTGGTGGGGTTCGGagccgacagccaagaaagaattcttgagacgtctttggtgcaaaaggtggttttattaaaacacggggacaggacccatagGCAGAAAGAGCTTCTGCCCCAGGATTGTgaggagcaaccaattatatacttgggagttgggggaagtaaagaCCAAGGGAactttccaaaaggactttcggggtgcctgggtggctcagacggttaagcatctgccttccactcaggtcatgatcccagggtcctgggatcaagccgcttTGGGGCTCtccgcttggcgggaagcctgcctctccctctcccactccccctgcttgtgttccctctctcgctgtgtctctctctgtcaaataaataaataaaatcttaaaaaagaaaaaggactttaATAGCTAAAGAAGGCTCAggggatactggaggccttgctcCTGTCAAGCTAAggctgtttttccctctagcaaagcatcaACATTAAGACAgctgggagtttcctggaggattGTTACACTCCGCCTGCTTCAATGGGCTAcaggttataaggaaatttaattttatctacatttccttctgcctttgttccccacatcaaTATGTCAAACCAAACAGGTGGGTCATCAGATCGTCAGTGCCCAGGAACACCCCGCCCCCAGTATTTACCTTATTATGCTAATTAGCAAGCTCAGTTtcaaagcaggaagagaaaggagcatGACTGAATagttgtaaagcacttagaatagtgcctgatgTATTCCAAGTGCAACATAAGTGtttgtttaacaaataaaataaagcatatttattgagcacctagatGTTCTGGGCCCTATGTAAAGTCTGTTTGCTATATGACATcataaaaaatttctctttaggGGCacctcagtctgttaagcgtctaccttcagctcaggtcatgatctgggagccctgggattgagccccagataggctccctgctcagcggggggtctgcttctctctctccctctgccactccccctgcttgtgctcgctcatgcgcaccctctctctctctgtcaagtaaataaataaaatcttttttaaaaataaaaaatttctctttaatcCTGTCACTTCTGCAAATCACTGTCCCTGAGAAACTTAGCAAGACAGCCACAGCTTTGCCAAAGATTTATTCTGCACCATTATAATTTAAGAGTTATCAATTGCTCAGCTCAAAATAACTTGGTTTTCAATGGAGCATAAATCTTTCTGATAAGGTAACAtatatttagatcttttaaaatttgatgatGGCCCAGGAAGGGGCCTCCAGATTTTGTCATATCCCACCATATTTATCATCTTAAGCCCTGTTTTTCCTCAAGATAAGACATGTCCACTGCCTACATCTGGTCTCTATCCTTCTCTAGAGACATGAGcagaccattttaaaaaaaatttttcagatgCAGCAAAAAAACATAtccctttttcttcttgctttgggGCTTAGTGTGCTTTTGAGCAGTGACTATAGGGTAATCAGGAAACACTGAGCAGCCTGAGTGCTTGGCACAGTCCTGAGCAGCACTAATCCAGGGGATACAAGCAATGTAACTCTCATCAACGGTACCTAGAATCTTGTTGAGGACATAAGATCCACGGAAagccatcaactgatgagtaaTAAGGACCAAGCCATAAAATGTGTGTGATAATTCGTTCTGCTGTAGAGGCAGAACTGTACTAGTGATAAGGATAAATTTTCTAAAgggttcattttaaaataaaatcttctgagGATAAATCAAAGATAACTATCTTCTTACGCAGTCTTTTTGTGTAATCAGTGGAGAAAACTGCTCTCTTACCTACTAGCAGCCAGGCAAAGCAGCACTGAGCTCTTTTGAATGAGGAAAGAATTGTTTTCTGAATAATCTGGGAACTGAGTCATACATAGTAAGAGGAGACAGATTAACAGATAGGAAGGCAATGAAACAGACCACTCAGAATAGAAAGGAtttccccagcccccagagaGCCAGCTCTGGCTCAGTGATTTCAGCAACTCTATCTTTCCAATTTTGTTTTACTCCAGCCCTGCAGAGAGAAGACTCTGCAAGTCAGAACTTGCTCCTTCAACAAACAAAACTTCTTCTGCCAGAAAAGTTGGAAAACTCGTTAGTTGGAAGACATGAAGAAACCGTTTTTCTTCTAGGGGAGCTGGTGGGAGATGCGGAAGGGCTGGTGGAGACGGAGGGCGAGCATGAACTTCAGCCTGGACCCCTTGGGGATAAGCACAGAGCTAGttgcaaaagaaggaaagaaaacgcGGCTCACTTCCATCTCTGGGAATGAGATCTGGGCCAATAGTGAAACTTTAGAGAAGCAGAGACTGCCAGGCCACTGTGCCTCAAATCTTGCATGAAACACTGAAAGCTGAGGATTTAGGGCACTTGAGTcactctttctggagaaagatAGCTTGGGGGAGGAAATCACTTTGCATGCTCCCTTCATTTTTGCACACACATGTTTTTATTCCAGTAAAtcaaattaaagagaaagaaataactaAAGGACAGCTGCCCAACCTTTGGCAATGGTGGCAGGGAAAAACTGAATACAGTCTGGGCTTGTGTGTTTATACCACCCGGCAGGtgtgtttcttctctcacttTCGTTCTGAGCTTTTACTCCGTGGAAGCAGAGattttgttcactgctacatTCCCAATTCCTGGTACATGACAGAGATGTAACTCAATGtaaatttactgaatgaatgactgaattgGCCAATGCAAAGACACTGTATTCTTTAGCACTTGGTTATACATAGTGCCTGGAGTCTGAGAGACATGGGTTCTAATCTTGGCTCTGCGTTTTTTGGCTTTGAGAACTCAGGGCACTTTACTaaacctcactgagcctcagttttctcatctgtcaaatgagggCTAATAAAACCTATTTTTCACGGTTCAAAggtataagtgagattatatacACGAGGTGCCTAGGACAGAGCCTAGTGCTTGTTAAGCCCTCTCTGAATAGCAGTTATTAATGCTGTTATCTTTTAAATGCAATAATCCTGAAGTCAGCTGAGATCCCTGTCTTCTGTGATTCACAGTGAAAGGGTTTCACACCTTCCGCTGCCCCTTACAGTAAAAGGCCTCTGGTCCTTTCGCATTTCACATCTCTCCAGGAATTTGGTGTAAGAGGTGGTGGTGTGTGATGGTGGGTGAGGTGGATGGCATGTATCTTAGTTAACATCTGATTCTGAACTCCTACCtttgcaaagttctttttttttttttaagattttatttttagggacgcctgggtggctcagtcggttgggcatctgcctgcagctcaggtcatgatcccggggtcctgggatcaagtcccacatcggactccttgctcagcggggagcctgcttctccctctgcctctgctgctctcccctgcttgtgtgctctctctgacaaataaataaataaaatcttaaaaaaaaaagattttatttttaagtaatctctatgcccaacaggggctccaactcatgaccctgagatcaagagtcgtatgctttactgactgaggcagccaggcgcccccgcaaAATTCTTAATCCCCCTTTTTAAATAGGTCCTCTTCTTTACCACCACTGGGTATTTTGTTCCTACacctcactgattttttttagagagttCATCTTTTTATGGAACATGTTACAAAAGAGATCTAATCATAAAGAACAAAGCCTCTGTCATCATTGGACCCCTCGGttgcttctttctttgcttccagTGTCTTCTCTTGTGCTGAGGCAGCAGCAGAGGAAGTGGTGGGACCTCCTGCTGGGGCAAGGCACCAGCCCTACCCTGCAGCTCAGCTTCCAGATATTGACATTGGCCAGGGTGAGTCACCGGACAATAAGAAGATCACATGTTTGGTAAGAAGAGGTTTACCCTGCCATCCAGATAGGTCATTCAGATAAAAGTTTTCTCTGCTAatagctctctctccctctctctctctaagccAGGCttcatatttaaattcttttagtGGGTTAAGGGGGGAGCTAAAAGTTTTTCTTGAGTCTGCTGGGTcatgattgccttcagctcaaaataatccaaaagccaaagtggcatattttcaGGTCGCATATCCTGGTCCCCGTCAAGGGCTGAGTGGATGGATGCAGGTGAACTCAGAGCAAGGCCAGAGTGCAGGTGAGTGCTCGGCTAGCAGGTGTCAAGCATGGTGCTAGTTGCCAGACGAAGTGAGGGCCTTACTCCAACTCAGCCTTCCTCAGGACTGAGCACCTTAGCACAGCTGCAGAAAGGGTGTTCCCACTAATTCTGACACGATATTAGTTTACTGTTTATTGCCTGCCTCCTCCAATACTGtcagcccctgcctgcctctttgGTGCCCCACATCACCTAGTACAGGCCTCCACgtaataatcaatcaatcaatcaatcaatcaatgcaTTTATGactgcatagtaggtgctctatAATTCTTTCTGTATTGGAAGAATTTAATCAGTTTCAGGATCATGTTGCCACCCTGGGCTTGTGGATGCTGTTCTTTGCCCAGGCATGGAAGTCAGTCCTTTCCTTTGAATTCATCCAAATGATCATACACAGAAGGACTTGGTATTTCACAGAGTTCACCAAAAGTCTGGAGAGATGAGAGAATGCACATCACAGTGCCACAGCAATCTGAAATTAAACATCAGACAACTTCTCTTTAGAAGTTCCCATTTCTACCACCTGGATTTTAGCCCCCACCAACCCTTCCCCCAGCTTCTCAGACCTCCTGCTCTTGAACAGAGAACGGATCCCTCCTGGTTTTTCATGCAGAGCAGCCAGCTCTCCTCAGCCACAACCCCCAACCTCAGCTCGGTCCTGAGGAGGAGCTTGCAACCAGGGCCTGTGACGTACCCAGCACAGCCGTCACTTCTGTTCTGAATCCCAGGGCCTTAGGCTGCAGCCCAAAGCCTGTCCTGGGTCCCTGCTGATGCCACACCCACCAGCTCACAAGCTGCAGCCTCTCGGGCTGACATGACCTACTCCAGACCCTCTGTGACCCCCTGGAAGGCTTCCCCTTGGCATGAGCAAGTTCTGAGCTAAACGGGCCATGTATGCAGTGTctaatctctttctctgtccctgccCAGCCACCACTTTCTGTAAGAAAAAGGGACCTGTAGTGATTTGCTATGAATTATGCCTCCCCTTAGAAGGTAGAGACGCCAATCTGAGTCAATTCACACTGGTCCAGTGGGCAGGTCTGCAAAGTGGGCAAAAATGGCATGACCCAGAGGGATAATTccttggagaaaaaagaactgtAGACCcctattcattttattatcaGAGGATGTCAGATAATTTAAATACACAGATAATTTCTCTACTTCATTttggtccttttaaaaaatcaggtttaTAGAGGTATAacttacataataataaaatttaccaattttaagtgtacaatttaatgagtTATTTTACAAGCGTATATAACCTAGTAACTATCATGAGCATCACTCTATAGAACATGTCTATCACCCCAAAAGATTCCCCCATGCCCCTACCATCGACCCCCTCCCCTAGCTCCTAACCCCCAGCCCCGGGGCACCCGCTGACGCAGTCACAATAGTTTTGCAGTTTGGCCCATTTTCACTTAAATTCTTAGCAGCCATTTCTGGAGAACTGCTAAGGTGTGGTCAGACTGCTGGGTTGAGCTGGATTTCTCATGTTGAAGAGTCAGAGGCCAGAGATGACCAAATCACTGACCCAACAGGGTAGGACTCCAGAAGAATGCAGGGCTGAGCTAGCCGAGGCGGGAAGGACAACTAATCACCGAGTCTGCAGAGCCTCTGCCAAGAATGAGGaacaaagaggaaagggaaaagccaGTGCACGGTCtggtggggaggaagaccacGCAGCCCGCCAGCCGAGATGGGAGCTTTAATCACAGGCCCGGGCTGTGTTGCAATTCAACTGTCAGACCCAAAGCCATCCTGAGCCCAGGCTGCCTTCAGCACTTCCCCTTGTCAGGGCTTGGTCCCACCTACCTGCCAGTCCcagcttctcctttctgcagGAGGCTACGGGCTACTCTCAGGGCCGCCAGATCGCCAAATAGGAAAACTGGATCTTGGTCCCTGGGCCACCCCCCGTCCTGGCTCAGGAGCCAGGGGGCTCTATCTGAGTGTGTCGCATCcaactcctttctcctttctcccatgGGCCTCCATCTTCAAGTTCAGGCCCTTTTCTATGAGTGGGAGCATTTCAGTTTTTattggaagaaggaaaagaaggaaggaaattaacaTGTATGGAACATCTTttaccagagggaaggaaaaattcgACAAGAAGAAAGAtgcaaaatgaaacataaaaacctggggcgcctgggtggctcagtcgttaagcgtctgccttcagctcgggtcatgatcccagggtcctgggattgagccctgcatcaggctccctgctaggcgggaagcctgcttctccctctcccacccccctgcttgtgttccctctctcgctgtgtctctttctgtcaaataaataaataaaatcttaaaaaaaaaaaaaaagaaaagtaaaaacctCTCTCCAGGTCTTGATTCCTAGCCTGTCCCCCAAGAGCCAACGTTGTGAAACATACCTTGTACATCCTTTACACAGGGGGGAGAAGGGACATCgtttaaaagcaacaaaataaacacGTGGCTCTGCACCGTCCCTTCGTCACCCCAGAATTCATCTTGGAGTGCTTTCCATGCCAGCATATATATtgattttgatataatttcaaacttatagAAAACCTACAAGAATAATAGAACTCATGACCCAGATTCACTAATTATTCACATTTCACCCCTTTTAATCATTTTCTCTGAATCTATCTGTCCATCTACATATTATTTTTCCTGAGCCATTTTAAAGTATGTTGGAGACACTGTACCCCTCCCCCTAATTTCCAGTGTGTATTTACTAAGAATAGGACCTTTTCTTATGTAACCACaggtcaattcttttttttttttttttaattttatttacttgacagagagagacacagcgagagagggaacacaaacagggggtgtgggagagggagaagcaggcttcccactgagcagggagcccgatgcagggctcgatcccaggaccctgggatcatgacctgagctgaaggcagatgcttaactgactgagccacccaggtgcccccagttcaATTCTTATAATCAGGAAACTTAACATTGATACTATTACCTGATTCACAGTCTGTAGTTAAATTCTGTCAGTTGTTCCAGTTCCAGTTCCTTTCCCACCAATGCGCAATGACATTTGATTTTCCTATCCCATCACCTCCTTTCATCTGGAAAAATTCCCCAGGCTTTCTTTGTATTCCTTGACGTTAGCATTTTTTAAGGCGCACATGCCAGTTATTTTGTGGAACGCGGGTTTGTCTGACTTGATGTTGTGTCTGTTTCAGGGTAGCACCTCAGGGGGCGCATGATGTCATTGTATCCCCCCCACTACTGGTGTCCTTgactttgatcacttggttaaggggAGGTCTGCCAGATTTCTACCcttgtaaagttactattttctctttgtaattaaaGCGATTTGTGTAAATGTCCAGTTCCTCATCAAACTTTTTCATCCATTCAATTCAGCATCCATTGATG includes the following:
- the LOC144381408 gene encoding uncharacterized protein LOC144381408; protein product: MALSPKATTSKRPPGTTRARAVPGLPTPTRARDSVFSCAEAAAEEVVGPPAGARHQPYPAAQLPDIDIGQGESPDNKKITCLVAYPGPRQGLSGWMQVNSEQGQSAGFFSLISCKE